A stretch of Nonomuraea africana DNA encodes these proteins:
- the pcaG gene encoding protocatechuate 3,4-dioxygenase subunit alpha has translation MIKPTPSQTVGPFYGYALPFAGGGDLAHGGIVVHGRVHDGAGEPVPDALLEFWQSDPQGGLRGAPGSMRRDPVTGAIIGRHGLDFTGFGRVATDADGRWMLRTLPPGLPYISVCVFARGLGHHLYTRAYLRDEPGDRLLAALEPSRRATLMATEERQGVYVFDVRLQGERETVFLDFG, from the coding sequence ATGATCAAGCCCACCCCTTCGCAGACCGTCGGCCCCTTCTACGGCTACGCGCTGCCCTTCGCGGGAGGCGGCGACCTGGCCCACGGCGGCATCGTCGTGCACGGCCGGGTCCACGACGGCGCGGGCGAGCCCGTCCCCGACGCGCTGCTGGAGTTCTGGCAGTCCGACCCGCAAGGGGGGCTGCGCGGCGCGCCGGGCTCGATGCGGCGCGACCCGGTGACGGGGGCGATCATCGGCAGGCACGGGCTCGACTTCACCGGCTTCGGCAGGGTCGCCACCGACGCCGACGGCCGCTGGATGCTGCGCACGCTGCCGCCGGGCCTGCCGTACATCTCGGTCTGTGTCTTCGCGCGCGGCCTCGGACACCACCTCTACACTCGTGCCTACCTGCGCGACGAGCCGGGCGACCGGCTGCTGGCCGCCCTCGAGCCGAGCCGCAGGGCGACGCTGATGGCGACCGAGGAACGGCAGGGCGTGTACGTGTTCGACGTGCGCCTGCAGGGAGAGCGGGAGACGGTGTTCCTTGACTTCGGCTGA
- a CDS encoding lyase family protein, whose product MTSAETSADVGLLSAGSAAAAATGDEAFLQAMLDAEAALTRAWASLTPGLTPEAPTAARASGEAASDQAASGGATPASGGTVPDDAFPVPGWAARAVTEAARADRFDLPSLVLRAREGGNPVIPLVADLTAAVGDRAGRYVHLGATSQDIMDTALMLVAHRALGGILSDLSRTAGALAVLAAEHRDTPMPGRTLTQHAVPTTFGLKAAGWRALTLDAHDRLLAVRRRLPAQLGGAAGTLAAFSTISDTVSDTVAGTSDVGPRGWDAVAGTSEAGSGGSGGASVEIGLLLVAAFARETGLAEPALPWHVLRTPVADLGGALAFAAGALGKLAADVLVLSRTEIGEVNEGAGGGSSAMPHKSNPVRATWIAAAARRTPALAAVLYGALAAEDERPAGAWHAEWQTLRDALRLVGGAARDAAELAEGLRVHTERMRANLDLTGGLIVSERVAAALAPVLGRERARALLAAATPGSGLRQALQQAAGDRLDLHDLLDPTHYLGAAPTLVDRALRRTTEESP is encoded by the coding sequence TTGACTTCGGCTGAGACTTCGGCTGACGTCGGGCTGCTGTCGGCGGGCTCCGCGGCCGCGGCGGCGACCGGCGACGAGGCGTTCCTCCAGGCGATGCTCGACGCGGAGGCGGCGCTCACCAGGGCATGGGCGTCGCTCACTCCCGGCCTCACCCCCGAAGCCCCCACGGCCGCCCGCGCTTCCGGCGAGGCCGCTTCTGATCAGGCGGCTTCGGGCGGGGCCACTCCCGCTTCTGGCGGGACCGTGCCCGATGACGCCTTTCCTGTTCCCGGCTGGGCGGCGCGGGCGGTGACCGAGGCCGCCCGGGCCGACCGTTTCGACCTGCCCTCGCTGGTCCTGCGTGCCCGCGAGGGCGGCAACCCGGTGATCCCCCTGGTCGCCGACCTCACCGCCGCGGTCGGCGACCGGGCGGGGCGCTACGTCCACCTGGGCGCGACCAGCCAGGACATCATGGACACCGCGCTCATGCTGGTGGCCCACCGCGCGCTCGGCGGCATCCTGTCCGACCTGTCCCGTACGGCGGGCGCGCTGGCCGTCCTGGCCGCCGAGCACCGCGACACGCCGATGCCCGGCCGCACGCTCACCCAGCACGCCGTCCCGACCACGTTCGGGCTCAAGGCGGCGGGGTGGCGGGCGCTGACCCTCGACGCCCATGACCGGCTGCTGGCCGTACGGCGACGCCTGCCCGCCCAACTCGGCGGCGCGGCCGGCACCCTGGCCGCCTTCTCCACCATCTCGGACACCGTCTCGGACACCGTCGCGGGCACCTCGGACGTCGGCCCGCGTGGCTGGGACGCCGTCGCGGGCACCTCGGAAGCGGGCTCGGGTGGCTCGGGTGGTGCGTCCGTCGAGATAGGGCTGCTGCTGGTGGCTGCCTTCGCGCGCGAGACCGGGCTGGCCGAGCCCGCCCTGCCCTGGCACGTGCTGCGCACGCCGGTGGCCGACCTCGGCGGCGCGCTCGCCTTCGCCGCGGGCGCCCTCGGCAAGCTGGCCGCCGACGTGCTGGTGCTCTCGCGCACCGAGATCGGCGAGGTGAACGAGGGCGCGGGTGGCGGCTCGTCGGCCATGCCGCACAAGAGCAACCCGGTGCGGGCCACCTGGATCGCCGCCGCCGCGCGCCGGACCCCCGCGCTGGCCGCCGTCCTGTACGGCGCGCTGGCCGCGGAGGACGAACGGCCCGCCGGAGCCTGGCATGCCGAGTGGCAGACCCTGCGCGACGCGCTGCGCCTGGTCGGAGGCGCGGCGCGGGACGCCGCCGAGCTGGCCGAGGGGCTGCGGGTCCACACCGAGCGGATGCGCGCGAACCTCGACCTGACCGGGGGTCTCATCGTCTCCGAACGCGTCGCCGCCGCGCTGGCCCCCGTGCTGGGCAGGGAGCGCGCCAGGGCCCTGCTCGCCGCCGCCACCCCCGGCTCCGGCCTCAGGCAGGCGCTCCAGCAGGCGGCGGGCGACCGGCTCGACCTCCACGACCTGCTGGATCCCACCCACTATCTCGGCGCCGCACCCACCCTCGTCGACCGCGCACTCCGCCGCACCACCGAGGAGAGCCCGTGA